CGGGGCCAGGGCTGTGGCCAGAGCGGTGGCAGCCCAGGACACGGGAGGGGGGAGGCTCGCCGCTGGTGCGAAAGCTGAAGTGACCCCTCGGCGTGGCCCCGCGAGGGTGGCCTTTCGTGCTCGTGATCCTGGGAGCGGGCCTCTGCGCTCTGGCCCGCGGCAGCACAGGGTCTCGGGAGGGCCCGGGTCTCCCGGTGGGTGTCTGTCGACTCCACGAAGGTCCCTCGTCCCTCGTGAGTGGAGCCCTGTAAGGTCACTGACCGTCATCCCCTGCGCGGCTCACACCGGAGGCGGGAGCTGGCACGGTGGGAGCGCCTTGGCCTGGCTGTGCCACACTCCAGGGCCATCTGGGGAGCCCCTGGGCCGAGGGATGCCCCCGGCCGCGTGCGGTCTCAGGACCTTCCCCTCTACCTCCCGGCAGATGAAGGCGGCCCTGACAGAGATCATCCAGCTCGCCAGCCTGGACTCGGACCCCTGGGTGCTCATGGTCGCTGACATCCTCAAGTCTTTTCCGGACACCGGCTCTCTCAACCTTGAGCTGGAAGAGCAGAACCCCAACGTTCAAGACATCCTGGGAGAGCTGAGAGAAAAGGGTATGCTTGCGTCTGGGTGCTAGGATGCTCCGTAAGGCGGCAGCCCAGGGGACTGGCAGCGGCAAGGTCGGCCTGGGGTCCCAAGTCCTGTCCCCAGCTGCCATGTGTCAGCGCCGTGCCCCACCCCGCTGCCTTTCTTGGCCCCGCTGCCTGTGTTGGTCTGAAGCTCGGTGCTCAGGCCCGCTCCCTGGTGCCAGTCCGAGTGGCATCCTAGCTCCTAGAAGGTTCCTAGTCACAAGGTAGAAGCTCAGAACTGTTGTGTCAGACACACTTGTTTGGGATGGGGCTGGGAGACGCCtcaggctgcccccccccccccccacgaggGCGCAGCAGCTGCACAGGAGGCAGCTTGTCACTGTGGCGGCTGTGCTGTCGTgcgcacacacactctctctaaaAGAGAGCAATTTCTACCAGAATTTCTACCCTAGTCTGGCAATCTGGAGCTGCTGGGCTCCTGAAGCGGCAACACCTCAGCATGAGGTCACCAGTCTCCCTCCCTCGACTTTTCACCAGAGCACGTTTTCTCAGCGTCCCAGTGGCCAACTCGcgccctttttctttttggcgAAGTCAGGCAGAGACATTGCTGCACAGATCCACCtttctcgcaaagctttccctctgtgggtggggaccagggacttgaacctgggtccctgtgtgtggTGATACAGGCAGTCCTCCATCCGTCAGGCACTTGCCAAGCTTTGGGAGTGTGTCGGGAAGGGTGAGCCTGAGGTGGGCCCAGGTAGGCGTCTCACCACCTGAGGGGTGCTCCTGTGGGGTCTCCCGCCTGGGTGCCCATGCCCGGTGGACAGAGCCAGCAGGTGCCTAGATGCTGCTTCTGGACCGAGTCCCCTGGCGTGGGGCTGGGGTGCTGTCCGGGCCTTGCTGGGTGCCCTAGGACAACAGGGCAAGGCAAGCACCTCCTGACCGGTCGGTTCCTGCTCAGTGGGCGAGTGTGAGGCCTCCATCATGCTGCCGCTAGAGTGCCAGTACCTGAACAAAAACGCTCTGACCACACTCGCCGGGCCCCTCACGCCCCCGGTGAAGCACTTCCAGCTGAAGAGGAAACCCAAGAGCGCGACGCTCCGGGCTGAGCTCCTGCAGAAGTGTGAGTGGGGTGCTGTGCGGGGACCCTCTGACTCGGCAGGGGTCACTCTCCTTAAGTAGTTAAACTTCTTATAGAAACTTAGTGCCGTGCTGAACTGCAGCTTAAAATCCACGTCCAAAACGTCAGCGCGTTTAGTTtcacacatgtgactctgctactGTTACCATCAGATTAAGTGGCTTGACTTTGAAGCAGCCACAGgcacctcccagagcactgctcccagGCCCACTGACCCGCTGCTCtccctggcacctgtgtgtgtgtgtgggggggggagcgaAAGGGTCCTGGTGGTCGTGAGCCTGGAGACACTCCACTGGGACAGGTGTGACACACTGTCCGTCCCATGAACCTCTTTGCAGCCACGGAGACGGCCCAGCAGCTCAAGAGGAGCGCGGGGGTGCCTTTCCATGCCAAGGGCCGCGGGCTGCTCCGCAAGATGGACACAACAAGTAAGGGCGAGCAGGCTGGATGGCCTGTGGGTGcggtgaaggagagggaggagccagcctggatttctgtctgtctggggTGCTCTGATACTCAGAGCTGGCAGTGGGGGCAGAGCAGCGTCTGAGCCCCACTCATCCGGGAGGGAGGCACCCGGAGTCGGTCCTGCGTGGTGGTCAGCTAGGTGCGGAGCTCTGGTCCTTCTGTGTTGTTGGCAAAACTGCGCGGGGTCACCTGTGATGTCCTTGTTCCTCCAGCCCTGGTCTTGGCGACAGGCTGGCCCTCGCACCCCCAGGCTCCCTCCCATCCAGTAGCCAGGTGCAGagcgagggggtgggggtggccccTGCTGACAGCACCACCCCTCCAGCCCCGCTCAAAGGTATCCCGAAGCAGGCGCCCTTCCGGAGCCCTACCACGCCCAGCGTCTTCAGCCCTGCGGGGAACCGGACCCCCATCCCACCTTCGCGGACGCCTCTTCGGAAGGAGAGGGGAGTGAAGGTGGGTGAACACCCCGTGTCCCGGGGCCCCAGGGGAGGGGCTGCTGCCCCTCCCCAGCTAAGCACAGACTGTTTGCAGCTTCTCAGCATCTCGGAGCTGGATAAGGTCGGGGCCGGCCGGGaggcaaagaggaggaggaagacgctGGGTGTGTACAGGGCTCCAGGCAGGGAGGTGGCGGGGGGGCTACCTTGTGGCACCCCGATGTCTCACCCCACCCTGTGCTCATGGGGACTCACTTTTTGACAGACACGGAAGTGGTGGAAAAGCCCGCCAAGGAGGAGACGGTCATCGAGAACGCCACCCCTGACTATGCGGCCGGCCTCGTGTCCACGCAGGTAGGCTCCGGTGTGGCTACAAGTGCCTGCCGTGCGCAGCGAGGTCGTCCCAGGTCACGCTGCTGCTACCCAGCTGGACTGCTCGACTAGCACGCTGTGGGATGGCTGCAGGAACCGGGGGCCGGCCGGGAGcagttggggggggtggggctcGGCTGCAGTGTGTCCCCCGCCCTGGCCTCTTCTAGAAACTCGGGTCTCTGAACGAGCCCACGATGCCCTCCGTGAGCTACTTGCCCGCCACGCCCAGCGTGGTGCCGGCTTCCTCCTACATCCCCAGCTCTGAGGCGCCTCCAGGTGAGCCTTCGGGCCAGGTGATCACCGTCCTTACAAGCCGGGCTGGGGGTGGACAGTGCCAGGCAGCGAGCCAGCCGCTCAGCAGGACTCCTTCCACTGCCCACAGCCTCATCTTCACGGGAAGCCACCTTGCAGGCCGGCCGGCCAGCTGAGGAGCCCAGCACGCCGAGCCCTGCGCAGTTCAAGCAGCGGGCACCCATGTACAACAGCAGCCTAAGCCCAGCCACGCCCGCGCCCACCACACCCACCTCACCCCTCACACCCACCACGCCACCTGCTGTCACCCCTGCTGCACAGACCCCTCCCGTGGCCATGGTGGCCCCGCAgacccagccccctgcccagcaGCAACCCAAGAAGAACCTGTCCCTCACGGTAGGGTCCTCACGGGGAGGGGTGTTCATCCTGGTCTggcctctgggggtggggggtttgtcAACCACCCACTCGTGTCAACTTGCAGAAGAAGCAGCTCTTTGCAGCACAGGAAATGTTCAAGACAGCCAACAAAGTCACACGTCCCGAGAAGGCCCTAATCCTGGGCTTCATGGCTGGCTCACGAGGTGAGTATGGTgccgggggggggtggggggggggttactccCTGGGCCCACACCTGTCC
Above is a window of Erinaceus europaeus chromosome 3, mEriEur2.1, whole genome shotgun sequence DNA encoding:
- the NELFA gene encoding negative elongation factor A: MASMRESDTGLWLHNKLGATDELWAPPSIASLLTAAVVDNIRLCFHGLSSAVKLKLLLGTLHLPRRAVDEMKAALTEIIQLASLDSDPWVLMVADILKSFPDTGSLNLELEEQNPNVQDILGELREKVGECEASIMLPLECQYLNKNALTTLAGPLTPPVKHFQLKRKPKSATLRAELLQKSTETAQQLKRSAGVPFHAKGRGLLRKMDTTTPLKGIPKQAPFRSPTTPSVFSPAGNRTPIPPSRTPLRKERGVKLLSISELDKVGAGREAKRRRKTLDTEVVEKPAKEETVIENATPDYAAGLVSTQKLGSLNEPTMPSVSYLPATPSVVPASSYIPSSEAPPASSSREATLQAGRPAEEPSTPSPAQFKQRAPMYNSSLSPATPAPTTPTSPLTPTTPPAVTPAAQTPPVAMVAPQTQPPAQQQPKKNLSLTKKQLFAAQEMFKTANKVTRPEKALILGFMAGSRENPCQEQGDVIQIKLSEHTEDLPKSDGQGSTTMLVDTVFEMNYATGQWTRFKKYKPMANVS